Proteins co-encoded in one Prescottella sp. R16 genomic window:
- a CDS encoding AAA family ATPase, producing the protein MTGSGQAGAVQGVGGPVSDLARDVHLLERAIYEVKRVIVGQDRLVERMLVGVLAKGHVLLEGVPGVAKTLAVETFAKVVGGSFSRVQFTPDLVPTDLIGTRIYRQGREAFDTELGPVVANFLLADEINRAPAKVQSALLEVMAERHVSIGGTTYPMPEPFLVMATQNPIENEGVYPLPEAQRDRFLFKVLVDYPSIEEEREIVYRMGVAPPEPQQILDAQEMVRLQKVASTVFVHHALVDYVVRVIAATRSPRRYGLDDVAGWIAYGASPRATLGIISASRALALLRGRDYVVPQDVLEIVPDVLRHRLVLSYDALADEVSPDDVIGRVLQTVGLPQVGAQPVPGPARTGEPGPVPATSPGPAPQ; encoded by the coding sequence GTGACGGGGTCCGGCCAGGCCGGAGCGGTGCAGGGAGTGGGTGGACCGGTATCCGACCTGGCCCGTGACGTGCACCTGCTCGAGCGGGCGATCTACGAGGTCAAACGGGTCATCGTCGGTCAGGACCGGCTCGTCGAACGCATGCTCGTCGGGGTCCTCGCGAAGGGGCACGTGCTGCTCGAAGGTGTGCCCGGGGTCGCGAAGACGCTCGCGGTGGAGACGTTCGCGAAGGTCGTCGGCGGCTCGTTCTCCCGCGTCCAGTTCACCCCCGACCTGGTGCCGACCGATCTGATCGGCACCCGCATCTACCGGCAGGGCCGAGAGGCGTTCGACACCGAACTCGGCCCCGTCGTCGCGAACTTCCTGCTCGCCGACGAGATCAACCGCGCCCCGGCGAAGGTGCAGTCGGCGCTGCTCGAGGTGATGGCCGAACGGCACGTCTCGATCGGCGGCACCACCTACCCGATGCCCGAACCGTTCCTGGTGATGGCCACCCAGAACCCGATCGAGAACGAGGGCGTCTACCCGCTGCCGGAAGCCCAGCGCGACCGGTTCCTGTTCAAGGTCCTCGTCGACTACCCGTCGATCGAGGAGGAACGCGAGATCGTCTACCGGATGGGGGTCGCGCCGCCCGAGCCGCAGCAGATCCTCGACGCGCAGGAGATGGTGCGGCTGCAGAAGGTGGCGAGCACCGTGTTCGTGCACCACGCGCTCGTCGACTACGTGGTGCGGGTCATCGCCGCGACCCGAAGCCCTCGCCGGTACGGGCTCGACGACGTCGCCGGCTGGATCGCGTACGGGGCGTCCCCGCGCGCCACCCTCGGCATCATCTCCGCGTCCCGCGCGCTCGCGCTGCTGCGCGGCCGCGACTACGTCGTCCCGCAGGACGTCCTCGAGATCGTCCCGGACGTGCTGCGGCACCGGCTCGTCCTGTCGTACGACGCGCTCGCCGACGAGGTGTCTCCCGACGACGTGATCGGCCGCGTGCTGCAGACCGTCGGGCTGCCGCAGGTGGGTGCGCAGCCGGTGCCGGGACCCGCGCGCACCGGTGAACCCGGCCCGGTTCCCGCGACGTCGCCCGGACCTGCGCCGCAGTGA
- a CDS encoding dihydrofolate reductase family protein — MSATYTFDVFSSLDGYGSYEGGDWGGYWGKQGPEFLAHRLESYAREQRTVFGANTFREFVAMRGASDDFPDVLDPWVTRMVHLPATVVSTTLTGPLDWPDASVAHGDAVDVVARLKEESAVPLRSHGSLSMNRALMAAGLVDRIQVTIFPVLTGHTGTAPIFHGAADFDLDLLESRTFDGRIQELVYRPTRHG, encoded by the coding sequence ATGTCCGCCACGTACACGTTCGACGTCTTCTCCAGCCTCGACGGCTACGGATCGTACGAGGGAGGCGACTGGGGCGGGTACTGGGGCAAACAGGGCCCGGAGTTCCTCGCGCACCGCCTCGAATCGTATGCACGCGAGCAGCGGACGGTGTTCGGTGCCAACACGTTCCGGGAGTTCGTGGCGATGCGGGGTGCATCCGACGATTTTCCCGACGTGCTCGATCCGTGGGTGACCCGGATGGTGCACCTGCCGGCGACGGTGGTGTCGACCACGTTGACCGGGCCGCTCGACTGGCCGGACGCCTCCGTCGCACACGGTGACGCCGTCGACGTCGTGGCCCGACTGAAGGAGGAATCGGCGGTGCCGTTGCGCTCGCACGGCAGCCTGTCGATGAACCGGGCCCTGATGGCTGCCGGCCTGGTCGACCGCATCCAGGTGACGATCTTCCCTGTCCTCACCGGACACACCGGCACCGCCCCGATCTTCCACGGCGCCGCGGACTTCGACCTCGACCTGCTCGAGAGCCGGACCTTCGACGGCCGGATCCAGGAACTCGTGTACCGGCCGACGCGACACGGGTGA
- the fabG1 gene encoding 3-oxoacyl-ACP reductase FabG1 yields the protein MSNTSVPSRSVLVTGGNRGIGLAVARRLLADGHKVAVTHRGSGVPEGLFGVKCDVTDSDSIDRAFKEVEDHQGPVEVLVANAGITDDTLLMRMDEDQFTKVIDANLTGAFRCAKRANRAMLRARWGRMIFLGSVVGLAGQAGQINYAASKAGVVGMARSLTRELGSRSITANVVAPGFIETDMTADLSDDLRDTAKKFIPLQRLGKPEDVAAVVSFLASDDSAYVSGAVIPVDGGMGMGH from the coding sequence ATGTCGAATACTTCCGTCCCGTCCCGTTCCGTGCTCGTCACCGGAGGCAACCGTGGCATCGGTCTGGCCGTCGCCCGGCGACTGCTGGCCGACGGCCACAAGGTCGCCGTCACCCACCGCGGTTCCGGGGTGCCCGAGGGGCTGTTCGGGGTGAAGTGCGACGTCACGGACTCCGATTCGATCGACCGCGCGTTCAAGGAGGTCGAGGACCATCAGGGGCCCGTCGAGGTGCTGGTCGCCAACGCCGGCATCACCGACGACACCCTGCTCATGCGGATGGACGAGGACCAGTTCACCAAGGTGATCGACGCCAACCTCACGGGCGCGTTCCGGTGCGCCAAGCGCGCCAACCGGGCGATGTTGCGGGCCCGCTGGGGCCGCATGATCTTCCTCGGCTCGGTGGTGGGTCTGGCCGGTCAGGCCGGGCAGATCAACTATGCGGCGTCCAAGGCCGGTGTCGTCGGCATGGCCCGGTCCCTCACCCGTGAACTGGGGTCGCGTTCGATCACCGCGAACGTCGTCGCCCCCGGTTTCATCGAGACCGACATGACCGCGGACCTGTCCGACGATCTGCGCGACACCGCCAAGAAGTTCATCCCGCTGCAGCGGCTCGGCAAGCCCGAGGACGTCGCGGCAGTGGTCAGTTTCCTGGCGTCCGACGACTCGGCGTACGTCTCCGGCGCGGTGATCCCCGTCGACGGCGGCATGGGCATGGGTCACTGA
- the inhA gene encoding NADH-dependent enoyl-ACP reductase InhA yields the protein MGGLLEGKTILVTGIITDASIAFHTAKVAQEQGAKVIITGIPERLRLIDRIAKRLPQEVPPAIALDVTDEECLGALADRVRELAPEGLDGVVHSIAFAPKTLMGPDALPFLDGPGPDVARAFEISAWSYASLARAVLPVMNERGSIVGMDFDPRTAMPDYNWMGVAKAALESVNRYVAREVGYAKKIRSNLVAAGPIKTLAAKAISGTATDDAKKLNMLNEYWDGASPIGWNVDDPGVVGTSVCAVLSDFLPATTGSIIYVDGGASHNTWFPENFMG from the coding sequence ATGGGCGGACTGCTCGAGGGCAAGACCATTCTCGTCACCGGCATCATCACCGACGCGTCGATCGCGTTCCACACCGCGAAGGTGGCGCAGGAGCAGGGTGCGAAGGTGATCATCACCGGTATCCCCGAGCGCCTGCGGCTGATCGACCGGATCGCCAAGCGGCTGCCGCAGGAGGTGCCGCCGGCCATCGCACTGGACGTCACCGACGAGGAGTGCCTCGGTGCGCTCGCCGACCGGGTCCGCGAACTGGCACCGGAGGGGCTCGACGGGGTCGTCCACTCGATCGCGTTCGCCCCCAAGACGCTGATGGGTCCCGACGCGCTGCCGTTCCTCGACGGTCCGGGCCCCGACGTGGCCAGGGCGTTCGAGATCTCCGCGTGGAGCTACGCGTCCCTCGCGCGCGCGGTGCTACCCGTCATGAACGAGCGCGGGTCGATCGTCGGCATGGACTTCGATCCGCGCACCGCGATGCCGGACTACAACTGGATGGGTGTCGCGAAGGCGGCGCTCGAATCGGTGAACCGGTACGTGGCCCGGGAAGTGGGCTACGCCAAGAAGATCCGCTCCAACCTGGTGGCGGCGGGCCCGATCAAGACACTCGCGGCCAAGGCGATCTCGGGGACGGCCACCGACGACGCCAAGAAGCTGAACATGCTCAACGAGTACTGGGACGGGGCGTCGCCCATCGGCTGGAACGTCGACGATCCGGGCGTCGTGGGCACGAGCGTGTGCGCGGTGCTGTCGGACTTCCTGCCCGCCACCACCGGTTCGATCATCTATGTCGACGGCGGGGCCAGCCACAACACGTGGTTCCCCGAGAACTTCATGGGCTGA
- a CDS encoding NlpC/P60 family protein: MRNPSLARARSRLGRALLAGGIAGTLVLGLPGAALAVPPPPPNPSDAEIDSGRAQVADSVAQVGDLVNQVASANQQLAALDDEVAIKREGVNRALVDLQTARDEADAAGALVESSRQALDDANTRIDQAQQRFTDYAVESYTKGRNVASLSSFFGATGPDDILDRAQIMRRLSASQKAVLENLQRARTAQANRDSAAREAKERADAAASEAEAKKAEAEQAIASARAALEEQAARKAEIEASRNAAQAQLDAARDNVAGLQGQRDAYLVWDEQRRAEEAAAAAAEAARRAAEDRAANERAAQLANGQRSHTQLDDDGPAIPSAPSSPSSPPPMGPAVTGSAAIETVIDRGMSQLGVQYAWGGGNAGGPTLGIRDGGVADSYGDFAKVGFDCSGLMIYAFAGVGISLPHYTGYQYTAGTQVPSSQMRRGDMLFWGPGASQHVALYLGDGQMLEAPQSGSVVKVSPVRWDGMTPYAVRMVS; encoded by the coding sequence GTGCGGAATCCGAGTCTCGCTCGTGCGCGTTCCCGTCTCGGACGCGCCCTGCTCGCCGGCGGGATCGCCGGAACCCTGGTCCTGGGGCTCCCGGGTGCCGCGCTCGCCGTACCGCCGCCGCCCCCGAACCCGTCCGACGCCGAAATCGACAGTGGTCGTGCGCAGGTCGCCGACAGCGTCGCGCAGGTCGGCGACCTCGTCAATCAGGTGGCGTCCGCGAACCAGCAGCTCGCCGCACTCGACGACGAGGTCGCGATCAAACGGGAGGGCGTCAACCGGGCGCTGGTCGACCTGCAGACCGCGCGCGACGAGGCGGACGCCGCGGGCGCACTCGTCGAGAGCAGCCGGCAGGCGCTCGACGACGCGAACACCCGGATCGATCAGGCGCAGCAACGGTTCACCGACTACGCCGTCGAGAGCTACACCAAGGGCCGCAACGTGGCGTCCCTGTCGTCGTTCTTCGGCGCGACCGGCCCGGACGACATCCTCGACCGTGCGCAGATCATGCGGCGCCTGTCGGCGAGCCAGAAGGCGGTCCTCGAAAATCTGCAGCGGGCCCGTACCGCGCAGGCGAACCGGGACTCGGCGGCCCGCGAGGCGAAGGAACGTGCCGACGCCGCCGCGAGCGAGGCCGAGGCCAAGAAGGCCGAGGCGGAGCAGGCGATCGCGAGCGCCCGCGCGGCCCTCGAGGAACAGGCCGCCCGCAAGGCCGAGATCGAGGCGTCCCGCAACGCCGCGCAGGCGCAGCTCGACGCGGCCCGGGACAACGTCGCCGGTCTGCAGGGACAGCGGGACGCGTACCTGGTGTGGGACGAGCAGCGCCGCGCGGAGGAGGCGGCCGCTGCCGCGGCGGAGGCCGCGCGCCGGGCTGCGGAGGATCGGGCCGCGAACGAACGTGCCGCGCAGCTCGCGAACGGGCAGCGATCCCACACCCAGCTCGACGACGACGGCCCCGCAATCCCTTCGGCCCCCTCGTCACCGTCCTCGCCACCACCGATGGGGCCGGCGGTGACCGGCAGCGCCGCCATCGAAACGGTGATCGACCGGGGCATGTCGCAGCTCGGCGTCCAGTACGCGTGGGGCGGTGGCAACGCCGGCGGCCCCACCCTCGGCATCCGGGACGGCGGCGTCGCCGACAGCTACGGCGACTTCGCGAAGGTCGGCTTCGACTGCTCCGGCCTGATGATCTACGCGTTCGCCGGTGTCGGTATCTCGCTGCCCCACTACACCGGCTACCAGTACACCGCCGGCACGCAGGTGCCGTCGTCCCAGATGCGCCGCGGCGACATGCTGTTCTGGGGGCCGGGTGCGAGCCAGCACGTCGCCCTGTACCTCGGGGACGGGCAGATGCTCGAGGCCCCGCAGTCCGGGTCGGTCGTGAAGGTCTCGCCGGTGCGATGGGACGGGATGACGCCCTACGCTGTCCGTATGGTGTCGTGA
- a CDS encoding DUF58 domain-containing protein encodes MTAALRTLELTVRRRLDGVLHGDHLGLIPGPGSEPGDAREYQPGDDVRQMDWSVTARTTHPHVRQTVADRELETWLVLDLSSSLDFGTTGCEKRDLAVAAAAAVTHLAGGSGNRIGAIVATGERLQRIPARGGRVHAQAMLRRIASTPHAPDGVRGDLRGALESLRRPQRRRGLAVVISDFLGPIDWEHSLRALSGRHDLLAVEVLDPRDLELPDAGDVVLYDPESGRTREFSTTPSLRADFARAAAAHRADVEATLRRCGAPRLSLRTDRDWIADVVRFVSARRHTFGTPTHRVARG; translated from the coding sequence ATGACAGCGGCCCTGCGCACTCTCGAACTGACGGTCCGACGCCGTCTCGACGGCGTCCTGCACGGCGACCATCTCGGTCTCATCCCGGGGCCCGGATCCGAACCGGGTGACGCCCGCGAGTACCAGCCCGGGGACGACGTCCGGCAGATGGACTGGTCGGTCACCGCGCGCACGACCCACCCGCACGTGCGGCAGACCGTCGCCGACCGCGAACTCGAGACGTGGCTGGTGCTGGACCTGTCGTCGAGCCTGGACTTCGGTACCACCGGCTGCGAGAAGCGGGATCTCGCGGTCGCCGCGGCCGCCGCGGTCACCCATCTCGCGGGTGGCAGCGGCAACCGGATCGGGGCGATCGTCGCGACCGGGGAACGGCTGCAGCGCATTCCGGCCCGCGGCGGACGTGTCCACGCGCAGGCGATGCTGCGGCGCATCGCGTCCACCCCGCACGCACCCGACGGGGTCCGCGGCGATCTGCGCGGCGCCCTCGAATCACTGCGGCGGCCGCAACGGCGCCGCGGCCTGGCGGTGGTGATCAGCGATTTCCTCGGCCCCATCGACTGGGAGCATTCGCTGCGGGCCCTGTCCGGGCGGCACGATCTGCTCGCCGTCGAGGTCCTCGACCCGCGCGATCTGGAACTGCCCGACGCCGGCGACGTGGTGCTGTACGACCCGGAATCCGGTCGCACCCGCGAGTTCTCGACGACCCCGTCGCTGCGGGCCGACTTCGCCCGCGCCGCCGCCGCGCACCGCGCCGACGTCGAGGCGACGCTGCGCCGGTGCGGGGCACCCCGGCTGAGCCTGCGCACCGACCGGGACTGGATCGCCGACGTGGTCCGGTTCGTCTCCGCCCGCCGGCACACGTTCGGGACGCCGACACACCGGGTGGCCCGCGGATGA
- a CDS encoding DUF6676 family protein: MPAHIAPARLPLAATIPDGVSVDTVLADLADDGVSAPAADVDGLRDVVARAQSEGIDLRIVVLETSPPRAEQLRDLATEIGTTDGGTVLVLSPSAPGTYSDTLSRVVLEGAQDHTYTGGNAVQSANNFVDEVTAPHISWGAITAVLILLVALVGGVSYWAKARRGPAPADSDTPA, encoded by the coding sequence TGCCCACATCGCGCCCGCTCGACTGCCGCTCGCCGCCACGATCCCAGACGGAGTGTCCGTGGACACCGTGCTCGCCGATCTCGCCGACGACGGGGTATCGGCCCCCGCCGCGGACGTCGACGGTCTACGGGACGTGGTGGCCCGTGCACAGAGCGAGGGCATCGATCTGCGGATCGTGGTGCTCGAGACGAGCCCGCCGCGGGCCGAGCAGCTGCGTGACCTGGCCACCGAGATCGGCACCACCGACGGCGGCACTGTGCTGGTGCTGAGCCCGTCGGCGCCCGGCACGTACAGCGACACCCTCAGCCGGGTCGTCCTCGAGGGCGCCCAGGACCACACGTACACCGGCGGCAACGCGGTGCAGTCCGCGAACAACTTCGTCGACGAGGTCACCGCCCCGCACATCTCGTGGGGTGCGATCACCGCCGTGCTGATCCTGCTCGTCGCGCTCGTCGGCGGCGTCTCCTACTGGGCGAAGGCCCGTCGCGGCCCGGCTCCCGCCGACTCCGACACCCCTGCCTGA
- a CDS encoding VWA domain-containing protein — MSLSQFASPWWLLFLAVVAALAAGYVLIQRRRQKHVLRFANMELLEKVAPNRPRFTRHLPTALVLVGLLLLTVALAGPTSDKRVPRNRATVVLVIDVSLSMKATDVEPSRLEAAQEAAKSFAEGLTPGINLGLVAFAGTASVLVSPTPNRDDTKAAIDNLKLSERTATGEAIFTSLQSIDTLAAVLGGSEQAPPARIVLLSDGKQTVPESGDDPRGAFTAARKAKEKGVPISTISFGTNYGTVDIEGDRIPVPVDDPSLREIADLSGGSFFTASSLEELRRVYDTLEEQIGFENTRGDASRPWLVLGVLCTAAGLGIALVLRQRLP, encoded by the coding sequence ATGAGCCTGTCGCAGTTCGCGTCCCCGTGGTGGCTGCTGTTCCTCGCCGTCGTCGCCGCGCTCGCCGCCGGATACGTGTTGATCCAGCGGCGCCGGCAGAAGCACGTGCTGCGGTTCGCCAACATGGAGCTGCTCGAGAAGGTGGCGCCGAACCGGCCTCGCTTCACGCGGCATCTGCCGACCGCGCTGGTGCTGGTGGGTCTGTTGCTGCTGACGGTCGCGCTGGCCGGGCCGACGTCCGACAAGCGGGTGCCGCGCAACCGGGCGACCGTCGTCCTGGTGATCGACGTGTCGCTGTCGATGAAAGCCACCGATGTCGAGCCGAGCCGGCTCGAGGCGGCGCAGGAGGCGGCGAAGTCGTTCGCCGAGGGCCTGACCCCCGGCATCAACCTGGGCCTGGTCGCGTTCGCGGGCACCGCGTCGGTGCTGGTGTCGCCCACCCCGAACCGGGACGACACGAAGGCCGCGATCGACAACCTGAAACTCAGCGAGCGCACCGCGACCGGTGAGGCGATCTTCACGTCGCTGCAGTCGATCGACACGCTCGCCGCCGTCCTCGGTGGCAGTGAACAGGCGCCGCCCGCCCGCATCGTGTTGCTGTCCGACGGCAAACAGACCGTGCCCGAGTCCGGCGACGATCCGCGCGGCGCGTTCACCGCCGCCCGCAAGGCGAAGGAGAAAGGGGTGCCGATCTCGACGATCTCGTTCGGCACCAACTACGGCACCGTCGACATCGAGGGCGACCGGATCCCGGTCCCCGTCGACGACCCGTCGCTGCGGGAGATCGCCGACCTGTCCGGCGGAAGCTTCTTCACCGCATCCAGTCTCGAGGAACTGCGCAGGGTGTACGACACGCTCGAGGAGCAGATCGGGTTCGAGAACACCCGCGGTGACGCGAGCCGGCCCTGGTTGGTCCTCGGGGTCCTGTGCACCGCAGCCGGTCTCGGAATCGCCCTGGTACTGCGGCAACGTCTTCCGTGA
- a CDS encoding ferrochelatase, with the protein MSTAGPATTRGSPRTSWADAVYDALLLLSFGGPEKPDDVRPFLENVTRGRGVPPERLDEVVEHYLHFGGVSPINALNRDIIVRVEDELRAAGIELPVYFGNRNWHPMVEDTVARMRDDGVRNALVFPTSAWGGYSGCRQYHEDIVRARTAVGDDAPALTKLRQYYDHPLLVASFADAIGVAREQLPAEVRDRARLVFTAHSVPLSADTAAGPPSAGGHLYSRQVAEAARLAATAAGVDDFDVVWQSRSGPPQVPWLEPDICEHLEAVAADGVPAVIVCPVGFVSDHLEVVWDLDTEARDKAAELGIGFARAGTPGTDPRFARMVRELVTERTGGTPLERLGTEPLLGATVDGAICAVDCCVPVRRPGS; encoded by the coding sequence ATGTCGACGGCGGGGCCAGCCACAACACGTGGTTCCCCGAGAACTTCATGGGCTGACGCCGTGTACGACGCACTGCTGCTGCTGTCCTTCGGTGGACCCGAGAAACCCGACGACGTGCGACCGTTCCTGGAGAACGTCACCCGCGGCCGCGGGGTGCCCCCGGAACGCCTCGACGAGGTTGTGGAGCACTATCTGCACTTCGGGGGAGTGTCGCCGATCAACGCCCTCAACCGCGACATCATCGTGCGGGTCGAGGACGAGTTGCGGGCCGCCGGAATCGAACTGCCGGTGTACTTCGGGAACCGCAACTGGCATCCGATGGTCGAGGACACCGTCGCCCGGATGCGCGACGACGGCGTCCGCAACGCACTGGTGTTCCCGACGTCGGCGTGGGGCGGCTACTCGGGGTGCCGGCAGTACCACGAGGACATCGTGCGGGCCCGGACCGCGGTCGGCGACGACGCCCCGGCGTTGACGAAACTGCGCCAGTACTACGACCATCCGCTGCTGGTCGCGTCGTTCGCCGACGCGATCGGGGTGGCCCGTGAACAGTTGCCCGCCGAGGTGCGCGATCGGGCGCGACTGGTGTTCACGGCGCACTCGGTGCCGCTGTCGGCCGACACGGCGGCCGGCCCGCCGAGTGCGGGCGGGCACCTGTACAGCCGTCAGGTGGCGGAAGCCGCGCGACTGGCAGCCACCGCGGCCGGTGTCGACGACTTCGATGTGGTGTGGCAGTCCCGGTCCGGGCCGCCGCAGGTACCGTGGCTCGAACCGGACATCTGCGAGCATCTCGAGGCGGTCGCCGCCGACGGGGTGCCGGCGGTGATCGTCTGCCCCGTCGGGTTCGTCTCCGACCATCTCGAGGTGGTGTGGGACCTCGACACCGAGGCCCGCGACAAGGCCGCCGAACTCGGGATCGGGTTCGCCCGGGCCGGAACACCGGGCACCGATCCACGCTTCGCCCGCATGGTCCGGGAACTGGTCACCGAACGCACCGGCGGGACCCCGCTCGAGCGGCTCGGAACCGAACCACTCCTCGGCGCGACCGTCGACGGCGCGATCTGCGCCGTCGACTGCTGCGTGCCGGTGCGGCGGCCGGGGTCCTGA